The Physeter macrocephalus isolate SW-GA unplaced genomic scaffold, ASM283717v5 random_764, whole genome shotgun sequence DNA window CAGGCCACAGGGCCCCGAATCAGGCCCTTAGTGCCCACTGGAAGACATTCCCAGAGGGAACTTCCCAGGCAGAGGCTGGCCTGGGGCCCAGCACCTCTGTGACCCGGGAGCATTGTGACTGTGAGGGTTGCCTCTCATCCCACCATAGAGGAGGAAGGGCACTGGCTCAGCAACACCAATCCACAGCCCAGAGGAAGTGGGCCCAGGGCCACTGGCACTGGCCTCCCCACATCGCTCCAGGCATCGAGGTAACTAAGACTGGGAATCAGAACTTGCGCCTGGGCCAACCACCACCTGTGACTTCAGACAAGTCCCTCCTTCTCTTCACTTGTGCTCATTTTAATCATAGGATAGAAATCAACCTCTTTCCTCCCTAGGAAGTGGGCTCTGCCTGGCTCCCTTGGGGCTCAAGTGTTTTTAAGAGTTCAAGATACCTAAGAAAAATCTATTAACTTCTATGGCCCTTGGGAGGATGAGGCCAAAACACCTCAGAAGGTACTTTTCAGGGAGTGTGAGGAAACcctagataaccagcaaggatcaGATTACTCATGCTAATCAGGAAAGGCTGGCTCAGGAGCAGGGTGAGGAGACTGGCCTTGGTGGGGGGACCACAGAGCACCCTCTTCGGTCCCCAGTTGCCCTGCTGGTGGGCAACCAGCCAGGGCTGCCCCTAAGGATatcagtccttccctccccaaagAGTCTCTGTTGTCCAATAGCCTCCAGGACCCACTGCCTACTTCTCTAAGTAGCTGGGAGATGGATGGGAAATGGGCGTTAGGTGGTTTATAGACCCACGAAGGTAGAGCCTGTTACCGCAGCAAAGGTCCCTTGGaattggggaaggaaggggatttCCTCCACTGGAGCCCCTAAATACTTCCAATCTCAAGAGTAAAGGAAGAGAAGCTGCGCTAGATGAGGGCagcgatgtgtgtgtgtgtgtgcttggggGACGGGGCTGGCCCTGCAGCCTTAGCTGCTTTGAGCCTCCCCCACATTGTCTCTTTGCAGCCAATAACCCAGCCCCCAACCTCTAGGCTACACACAACACCGTGTACAAACCACAGCAAATTTATTACTCAATATCCAGTGCCACATCATAGCACCACCCGGAGCCctcaccttccctccccacctggccCCAAGGGTACACCCGAAACggaagaaacaaaagtaaaccCAGATCCCTGCTCCTCCTCTGGCAGAAGGGGCCTTGGCCCCGGAAGCCCCTTTCCACAGGTCCCAGAAGGCAGGAGAGCGGAGCCCTCCGTGCCCAGAGAGCGGGGCCCCAGGCTCCAACAACAGAGACAACATGCAGGCAGGAGCAGAGGCCGGTGTCCGCGGGGGAGGAGGAGTTGTGGGGGAAGGGCACTGCCTGAGGAGTCCGGGAGTCTGGTCATCCCGGGATGCACGCGGGAGCTTCTGGGCAGCAGGGGCCGGCCCCTGGTTGGTTAGCGCTTCGACAGCTCATGGGACAGCCAGTCCAGCCCATCATACAAACCCGTGCCTTGGGTGGCACAGGTGGCCTGGACGTACCACTGTGGGGAGAAGGACAGAAGGGGGTCAGtagcagggaagaaaaggagatgcCTTTATTTCCTGCCTGGCCTTGGGGCCCCTTTGGGAGAGGCAGGCCCTCACCGTGCGGCTGCGCAAGTGCTGTAGCCCCAGCTTGTCGGTCAGCTCGCTCACGGGCATGGCGTTGGGCATGTCCTGCTTGTTGGCAAACACCAGCAGCACCGCATCCCGCAGCTCATCCTCCTGCAGCTGGGAGAGGCGAAAGGGGTGGAATCAGCTGTGTACGGGAGCCCCCCTTTTTACCTTCTAGCATATTTGTGAGAGGAATAGACTATTGCGTCGTCTACCGCTGAACCCAAGACAGAGTTATAAACTAGCTTGAGGCCATTTTGGCCTGAAGTTCAGAAAGGGTCTTTTTCTAATTTGACTCCTTGCCCTagtcaaaatgacaaaatttccaAACGGAAACATAAGAGCGTAAGATGATGTTTCTCTCCACCACGTAGAACTCCCCGCTCCCCACCAACTTCTCAGAGTCAGTTGTGAAGACAGGAGAGAATGCAAGGAAAAAGTAAGTCCTATACTTTTTACCTGACCCCAATTCAAAACAGGGTGAGCTACTTCTTGTGACTGTGTCCACAAAGAGAATCACATATTCAAGGCCGATGAGGCATTTCCTGACTCTCACACCAGCACAGAGATCTCTCTGTCCCAGGGCTCTGGGTGCTCACCATCTTCTGGAGTTCATCAGCAGATTCCTGGACCCGCTCTCGGTCATTACTGTCCACCACGAAGATGAGGCCCtgggtgggaaggaagaaaggaaggaggagcaaTCACTCGAGCCTGGGACATATACACCCTTGTctggctctttctctcttctgcccaCGTCTAATTGTGTCTGAACCCTTCTCATCTAGTAAACTTCCACTACGGCTTTGCAGATGTCCTCGCACAAACTGGAGACACCCAGCAAAGGATacagcctctgccctcaggcAAGCAGTCTAGCTAAAAAGATGTGCAAGGGAACAGGGAAAGACATGTGATGAGAGCTAAATCAGGCAGTGTGGATTTGGAATTCTGCTTCTCAGGAGAAGCTTACGGTGGCTAAGTCTCAGAAGTCTGAGGCCAGTTCTGAAGGATGAGGAGAGGCTAGCCTACAAATGAGGGTAGAAAGAAGTAAGGGTTTTTTCCTGGCCTCGGCCAACATCTCAGTCTTTCTAACCTTAACCCTCTTCCCCTGGGGTTGGGAAGCCCCAACCTGAGTGTTCTGGAAGTAGTGCCGCCACAGAGGCCGAATCTTGTCCTGGCCTCCCACGTCCCACACTGTGAAACAGATGTTCTTGTATTCCACTGTTTCCACGTTGAAGCCTGCAGATAATTGgtaaaaatatgaggaaaaaatCCTGAGAGGAAGGAACTCACTAAAACTAAGTGGATTAAGCAGGGATATAAAACTGGAAGGCAACGATCAAGGCCCAGGGGAAAAGAACCCCAGAGGACCAGCTAGCCCACAGATGGGGCCGGGCTAGGTCACATCCATCCCGCCTCATCTTGCACGTAAAGATACCCTGACCCACTTCTCAGGTAGCAGTATCTGATGTCAGGGTCAGCTCCCTGCACAGAAATAAGGGCCTGGGGCAGAATGCAGAGCAGATCCTCAGAAGGGCCGCCGCCGCGCTCCCGCTCCTCCCGGTCTCGCCTCCGGACTCACCtatggtggggatggtggtgacaATCTCCCCCAACTTCAGTTTGTACAGGATTGTGGTCTTGCCAGCTGCATCCAAGCCAACTGCAACGGAGAGGGGCACGGGGATGGAGATGGGAGCGAGGGAGCCCCCTAGagcccagggaaggggagaggccaGGACAGCTGACGGTGACGGGGGCGGAGAGCCCGAGCGCCTCCAGGTGCGCGCCGTTATCTACCTTCGGGGCCTTGAGTGCAGTAGGGTGGGGAGCGCCAACTCCTGCCCCCAAagcgggggaggggcggcagAGGATTGAGGGGAAAGAGGCGCAAGAGAAAGGCCGCGCTCCTTTTAAAAGTCGTCTCCAAGGGCGGAATCCTCCCTTCTTACCAGCCGGGCTGCGGCGAAGGGAGCTTCACCCCAACCAGGCCCGCAGCTCTCAGTCTCAGGCCCCGGGGACAGTGCTGCAGACCTCGACCCACCCGAGAGTAGCGGCCCCAGGGGGTTAGGAGGTGGGTGACTCGGGGTCAGAGACCGAGGTGAGCTGGGCTGGAGGGACGCGGGGGCGAGAGGGCTGCGCGGGGGCTGGCGCTCCAGTCCGGGCCGCGCGCTTGATCTGCCTCACCCATGAGGATCCGCATCTGCTTCTTCCCAAAGATCCGCGAAAAGAGCGCGGACACGGTGAGGCCCATGGCGGGGcccgggggagggggcgcgggcACGGACGCGGGGTGCGGGCTGGAACCGGCCGCTgggggatggggcccagcagcagcagaaggaggaggcgccgccgcggccgccgcgcgTCCCGGCCGGCCCTACGTCACCTCGGGCCGTCCCccgccctggccccgccccccaggcacgcccccgccccgcctccagACCGTGGCTCGGGAAGACACTGAAGTTGAGCGAGCCTCCGCATCCTCCACGGGTCCCGCGCCAGCTTTAAAGATGGAAAGGGCCTGGGTCTCCCCCAGTTCCTAGCGCGCCTGTCAGGTCTACGGCGCTGAACCGGCAACCCGGGCAGGGCCGAGGAAAGCCTACAACGCTTCATGAcggtcccccacccccatcttcagTGGCCGGTCGCTGGGCCTTGGTTTGTTGCGTCCAACGCACTCTGGGCTCCGGTTTAGCTCTTGGTgacctccagcctcctccccggGGGAGAGGAAGTTCTGTGCAAGTGTCTTAATCTTCCCTTTTGTCCTCCCAGCGAGGGACTCTGAACGTAGCAGGTGGTTCAGTGACCGTAGAATCTCGAGAGGAGTACGCCAGAGGTGGAAGAAGATGCACTTCATGGTTCCTTAAAAGGCCACCTTCATAGATCCCCAATCAGCAGAAACAGTGGAAGATCCCCAGTTCTGGCGGCGGGCTCCTAGACCCTACTCCTGTATACTGGAGAACTCTGCCTTCGCCTTGATGGCCCTGGAAACAATGCCTTTCAGTCGAAGAGGGCAGCCTTTCTAAAGTTCCCTCCTCACTCTGCCGCAGACCTGGGAACTTGGATTTTCAGTGCACAGCTATCTAGGATTTTGTGAGGCTCTTGCCAAAGAGCTTCATAAGTTATTTACCCACTCATCTTAGCATCTGAGGCGAAATAGCAAGAtaggaattaatttaaatttcttctatGGCAGAGACTGGGTCAATGCCAGGCACCTAATATATGCTTAACAAATGCTGGCTGGGTTGAATGGACTAATTGGTTGCTCAGTGGAGCAAGGGCAGGcgttttgcctattctggatttGCAGTGGGCTTCTAGGATCAGTTGCTTATGGACTGAACATGGTGAAGTGAGCTGGGAATCAGAGAaagttccttcctccctccctccttccctccctcccttccacaaatatttactgagtacccactTTGTGCCATTGTTCCAGGCCTCAGTTCAATTCTCAGTTctgccttttttggggggggggccttGACTTCAACAATACTCACAACCtatcattttctcatctataaagggAGACTAATATCTGTCCTGTCTCATGAGGTTATGGTGAAGATTAAAATGATAAGATAATGTATCTGAATGTTTTGTGTGATGCAGATGATGTTATCTGGGCCACCAAGAATCTGGGTCTGAACAGACTTCTAGTGTCTGCCCCATCCTGACCCTCAGTCTGTAAAGAGAACAGACTCTGGGCACCAGGTATGAGTGAATACATGACTTTTTTACTCTTCAATCCTAGACTTGCATTCTTAAGAAGGTTTTTACAATGTTGAAGAGCACATTTAAAAGAGTTCCGATATAATAACACAACTAGTGGTGACCAAGTCATCTTTAGCTCTTTCAATTAGCCTTTTTCTTTCCATCCCTGTTGTCACTGCTCTATTTCACTACCATCTGATCCCCATGAATGAAAATGGCCTTCTGCACCTTGGTATCTTCACCTTGTCATACAAGACTTGATGCTGCCACTCTTGCGATGAAAATCCTTTAGTGTCTTATCACCCAAGATAAAATCCAAATGCCTTAATTTGGGTCCTCATCTATTGTGTCAGCCCCATCTGTTGCCACCTCCTTTGCATACCCTAAGCTACTGCCTTGAAATGATTCTCAGTGAGCCAGGCTCTCTGATGCCCCAGGAGTCCTTGCaatttttcccctcttcctggaatgtttGTTTCCCTCATCTCTAGTTAGATGGGCAATCAGTACTCATCCTCCAAATCCCAAAGTATTTCCACTGAGAGCCTTCTCTGTCTCCCCTAGACAGGCCTCCCTCCTCTTAACTTCTGTACCACTTTGAATATACTCCTGTTTGCATGTCTGCTTCCTCTCTAGATTTggtctccttgagggcaggacctTGTCTCTTCATGGTGATCATCTGGCACAGCATTTGGTTATGTTGAGACTCGGACTGATCCAGATAGGATTCTAAActtactgctgtgtgaccttgggcgtgttacttagcttctctgtgcctcatgtttccctatctgtaaaatagtGCTAATAATACCCACTCAGCAGAATTATTGTAAAGACTAAATAGCAAAACTCCTGTGAAGCTTCTGAAATATAGTTGGCACTTAGGATGGACATCACGGCTATATATATTcatctatatatatttgtttaatgaactCAGCAGAACTCAGGAAGGATGCTAATAATTATACTGTACACCTACTAGGTGCCAAATACTGTCCTAGAAAGGGTTGCCATTTTTGTGGTCCGAAAGGGAGTCTTAATTGTTGCTCTTTAGGGACAAATGCACTGAGCCCCCAAACAGTGGGGTCGTGTCGCTCACAGTGCGACGTCGCCCCCGTCCCTCGCTAGGCAGATCGTAGCGCTAGGGCAAGATCAGGCGCCctcaccaaaccagcattacttCCGTGTACTCGACTTTGCTTGCTCTGCTCTGGTGGAGAGTGACCAGCGCTCTGTTGGAGAGTGACCGACTCGTGGGCCAGCTGGGCTCGCAACAGGCGGCTTCCCACCCATCGGCTGAAGTAGCCCCGCCCACCTCGCTCCCacggggggcggggcctgaggcGTCGTGCTGTCGTCACTTCCAGCGGACCCGGAAGCGCGGTTGTCCAGCCGCTACAGTTGGGAAGTCGGAATGGGGCTGCGGTCAGCTTAAAGCTTTGGCCCGTCGTGAGGCCGGGGCCGGCCGGTGCTGCTGTGGCCCGGGCGAGCGGGGAGCGCGGAGCGGCTTTTGGGACAGTGCGGGCGAGCCCTGGCAGTGTGCTCCTCTCGTGCCAGCGTCGCCCCACCTCTAGGATAGgacccgcccctcccctcctgcctgggACCTGGCAGGCGCTTCTGCCAGGCTGCCCCGCTGCCCTGCATCCGGTCTTGAATAGCTGTGAGGAGTGGATGTGCGGCCTTAGGGACAACTCTCTCCCCGCCAGCGTCTTCGTGACCCTCTCCCAGGCTGTCCGAACACTGACGTGGAACAACCCGTTCTGAACCCTCATGGAGAAGTTTGGAATGAATTTCGGGGGCGGCCCAAGCAAGAAGGACCTGCTGGAGACCATTGAGACCCAGAAGAAGCAGCTCCTCCAGTACCAGGCACGTCTCAAGGATGTAGTCCGCGCCTATAAAAGTCTGCTGAAAGAGAAAGAGGCGCTGGAGGCCAGCATTAAGGTGCTGTCGGTATCCCACGAGGCGGATGTGGGCCTTGCGGGTGTCCAGCCTCAAGGCCTCACCTTTCCTGACCCTGTGGATGACCGATGCTCCACTCACAGCGAGGATAGCACTGGGACCGCCACCAGCGTAGATACTGCGGCCAGTCTCACCAGCACCAAGGGTGAGTTTGGGGTAGAAGATGACAGACTGGCCCGTGGACCACCACCTCTAAAGTCCGAAGAGGCCAGCGGATCGGAGAGCGGCGTTAGCAGTAGTAGTAGTGGGGATGGACCgtctgggagtggggaggtggaCAAACGACTGCACCAGCTGAAGACTCAGTTGGTGACTTTGACCAGCTCTTTGGCTACAGTCACCCAGGAGAAGTCCCGCATGGAAGCTTCTTACCTGGCTGACAAAAAGAAGATGAAACAGGACTTAGATAATGCCAGTAaaaaagcagaggaggagaggggccgGCTGGAGGGAGAATTGAAGGGGCTGCAGGATCAGATAGCAGAAACCAAAGCCCGACTTATCACGCAGCAGCACGATCGGGCCCAAGAGCAGAGAGACCATGCCTTGATGCTGCGTGAGCTCCAGAAGCTGCTGCAGGAGGAGAGGACCCAGCGCCAGGACTTGGAGCTTCGATTGGAAGAGACCC harbors:
- the ARF5 gene encoding ADP-ribosylation factor 5; this encodes MGLTVSALFSRIFGKKQMRILMVGLDAAGKTTILYKLKLGEIVTTIPTIGFNVETVEYKNICFTVWDVGGQDKIRPLWRHYFQNTQGLIFVVDSNDRERVQESADELQKMLQEDELRDAVLLVFANKQDMPNAMPVSELTDKLGLQHLRSRTWYVQATCATQGTGLYDGLDWLSHELSKR